A stretch of DNA from Besnoitia besnoiti strain Bb-Ger1 chromosome II, whole genome shotgun sequence:
gcaggccgcgcgctctcATCGAGGTTTTGGCTCAGCGTCAAGCAAGGtgccctctcctctccctgcctcAGTTACGACTCGAGTCTCTTTACAGGTGCTGAGAGGCTGCCTACGACGCAGAATTCAACCCCAgcgaacgccgccgccgccgtgctGGGCTCTCTGCAGTCTCGCGCTTCGTTGCTCTTGTCGGCCGAGAGACTAGTTGCTTCTGCTCCCTCGGGACAGAAAacccgcctcctctctgcccTGTCGAGAAGCGCGCAAGAAGGCCCCTGCCGCGCGGTCTCGTCGCCCCCTCGCGGGCTCGCGGtgtctccttctgctgccgtcgccccgTCGCCATCCTCCACGAgagcctctgtctctgcggcggcgcagtccGCGAGTCTGTTGGCGTTCTCCCCTTTTTTGGCGCCAGTTTCGCCGTTGGCCTTCGGATCAGGGGCGCAGGCTACAAAGCGACAGTTCTACACGTATGGAggtctgcatgcagcgcgcgaaggccacacgccctccgcagcgtcaCCGTTCGTCCCCCCGCGACACGCGACGACGAttctctgcgtgcgcaaGGGCGACCAGGTGGTAAGCGGactgcagacacgcagaaaTAAATGAAACTCGAAAGCACCAAAATGACCCACTTGAACGGATGGGAAGCATGCGCCCGCCATGGCGGATAACCTGAGGCACTAATGCGACTTGAAGGGGAGAAATAGATACTGAGACGACAGAGACTAGAGGAAAGCGCGATTGGGAGTATTCTGAaaacgagaggagacagagacggcggATGGGGTGGACTCATGCCTGCGATGGAGACAAGGCAGAGCCAAACGAGTGTGGGGACATAGCGTAGACCGCAGGGACGACGAGTGGAGAGACGAAATAGAAATAGAGAGTCTGTGGGCAGTGGGCGATCTGTGGGGCCTGACTCGAGCCGGCGACCCCTTGGGCACGAAGCTAGGGCAAGTGACCTAAGGAGCCCAGTTCGTGTTAAACGATTTCTGACGCAGGGTTTGTATGGATCTGGCACTGTCCCGCGGACACTCGGCACCTAACAAacctgcagaaaaaaacgctTCCTGCTTTCTGTTTTGCAGTGCGTCGCCGGGGACGGTATGGTTTCTCAGGGGCAAATGGTGAGCCTCGCTGTTGTGATTGATCGACACTGCAGAACAACTTTTTATCTCTTTTTCTGTTCGCCAGTTTTCTCGCAGTCCAGCTAGGGGGAATTCTGTGTCTGGGTTCCGTGGTTGCTTCTTCTCACGTGGGGAGAtgcgtcgtctctccctACCCAGCATCTTCGACCCGGTAGCCCGCTTCACTACCCCAAGTCTGCTCTTTCCTTCTCCCCAGCCATCTGCCCAAGTCCTTGCTGCCGAGGCGTGGCGCAGGACGTCTGAAGAGCTCTCGTTATTCCGCCGTAACTCCGCGCAGAGAGTGGCTTTGGCTTTCAGCGGCCTGCGCCAACGACGCTTGAGCGCTGTTTTGAGACTCGAAACTCCTGGGGCCGCTGATCAAAGCGCCAAAAGTTAGCAGAGCCCGAAAAGCGTGCAGCGCGTTGGTGGCTCCGCGAGCGGCTCCATGCCTCCGGGTGCTAGCGCAGGTCACTAGGCCAGCGAAACGCGCAGAAACGAACGCagcctctcgctgcttcaTCTTCCCGCCCTCCCGCTTACGCCGTGCTGGGCGGGCTTCGAGGGAGAGACTCGCATTGCCCGCTGCTTGTTCCAGCGCGTGCTGTTTCAGATTGTGAAACCAAATGCGCGAAAAATCCGGCGATTGCAAGAAGGCGTCGTGTGTGGCTTtgccggcgcgacggccgaCTGTTTCACGCTTGTGGAGAAACTCGAAGCGAAGCTCGATGAGTATCCAGGTAAGCGTCCTTCCTGACTCCCCACTCTAGCGAGCGCCAGGAATCGAGGCCATCGGGATAGACACACATATGCATTcacttatatatatgcatatgtatatgtacgtatgcgcgtgtgtgaaggcaggagagagcgaaATTTAGATTGCGTACGCTGTCGAGCCGAGCACAGCTCCACGTACCCTCCGCATTAGCTTCTTGTCGTCGGTCGGCATGAAGTGTGTacgccgcgcagaaacaCTCGTGTTTGGGTAGATGTGTTTGTTTGTTCTTGAAGGCCAGCTCCTTCGGGCGTGCGTGGAGCTCGCCAAGCAGTGGCGCACGGATCGTTACCTCCGTCACCTCGAGGTAGGCGAAGGAGCCGAGCGAGCGGGTAAAACTCCAAGTCGCCTTTACGCAAAACGGGCGTGCCCTCTCTCTTGAGGTCTGCGTGTCCACAGCTTTCCGCAACTAGTGGGGTTCTGTCCTTTTATCTCGCTTTCTTGCCACGCGTGCGTCTTTCTGTGCCAGCACAGACTGTGCGAATATGCCTTCCTGCTCTGCGTGGCACTTCCGCCATGGCGCATCCGCCgtggcgcctgccgcctgtgagcgtcgcatgcgtcggccgtcgcctctgctaGATCCGTCGGTCTTTCGAGGCTCCACGCGCATTCACGGCTCGCGCGGTTTGTCGAtcctgcgtgtctgcgcagGCAGTTTTGATTGTCGCCGATAAAAAGATGTCGCTGGAGGTCAGCGGCGTGGGCGACGTCTTGGAGTCTCACGACGGAATTCTCGGCGTCGGCTCTGGAGGCCCGTACGCTGTCGGTGAGGACGCACTGCTAtggcgacgagcgcggctTTCATGACGCGGAGGCACGCTGAAagggcgcctctgcagacagGAGAGCTGTGCGTCGGGCGGGGACACATGTGAGACACACCCTTCGTGTTTGCTTGCCTCAGCCGTCTATTGAGAGCGCATCCGTGGACATGTTTGTACTCTCCGCTCGCTCTTGTAGCTGCGGCGTGCCTGCGACAAAGACCTAACGCGTGGATACCCGTCCGTCATGTTCCGCGTGCTCATGTCCATTGTTCAGTATCTGtatgtctatatctatatatctatatctatattttCATACATTTATATCTTTATCTAGATCTAGATCTATCACTGCAcctatctctatctatctacatcTATCTACATCAATCTATATCTATGTCTATTGACCTCTCGATCTATCGATCTATGTATAAGTGTAAATCGCTAGAATTGCCTGCATCTGACCGCAATGATGGGTTAGCGTGTATCTCTGAGATTCGTactcctccgctctctctctctcctgttttggctcagctgcggcgcgcgccctgtACGATATCGATGGATTGAGCGCCCACGAGATATGCAAGCGCTCGATGACCATCGCGGCGAGTAAGCGGGCACACCGTAGGCGAAGATGTTTGCGTCGAGACCCCAACAGTAGCTTCGCGCAGCGACATCGCCCATTCTTTTCGTTGGAGGAAGTGGGAGAGCGAGCGGGTTTCTCGGACTGACAGCGGTCCCCGTTTGGCATGACCGGCGGGTTTGTTCGCAGTCAGAGGCTTCTTCGCGGGAGCTCCATCAATGTCAACGAGTCAGAAACGCGCGATTTGCTGGGTGGATGCCGCAGGGAGAGGTAGACCAGGCGGCCTCGATCCGCACGCCGCGAGGAAccgaggcgcctggcgcatGTCTCAGGGCTGTGTGTGGCGGGGCGTTTTTGTCCGCAGCTGTATCTgcgtgcgctgccgcggctgtgTGTGTCCTGTGTCGCTTAGGCATGTGCTGTCACACGAATGACCGCGTCCTGTTTGAGGTGTTAGAGAACGAGGCGAAGCCCGTGACGGCGCCACAGTCCAGCCCTGTCTCGACGAATGCGAGTCCTGTCTCAGCCCCGACTCCTCCGCAAGAATCTCAGTAAAAAGCGGGTTACGACAGA
This window harbors:
- a CDS encoding putative heat shock protein hslv (encoded by transcript BESB_038100) — protein: MVSASVCTSAGRALSSRFWLSVKQGALSSPCLSYDSSLFTGAERLPTTQNSTPANAAAAVLGSLQSRASLLLSAERLVASAPSGQKTRLLSALSRSAQEGPCRAVSSPPRGLAVSPSAAVAPSPSSTRASVSAAAQSASLLAFSPFLAPVSPLAFGSGAQATKRQFYTYGGLHAAREGHTPSAASPFVPPRHATTILCVRKGDQVCVAGDGMVSQGQMIVKPNARKIRRLQEGVVCGFAGATADCFTLVEKLEAKLDEYPGQLLRACVELAKQWRTDRYLRHLEAVLIVADKKMSLEVSGVGDVLESHDGILGVGSGGPYAVAAARALYDIDGLSAHEICKRSMTIAASMCCHTNDRVLFEVLENEAKPVTAPQSSPVSTNASPVSAPTPPQESQ